Genomic DNA from Lactuca sativa cultivar Salinas chromosome 8, Lsat_Salinas_v11, whole genome shotgun sequence:
TTAATGAAGAAacccaaaaaataaaaatgaaagaacAAAAAACTTAAaattgaaaaacgaaaaataaatagaaaattgGCTTAGATTGTAGATCCAAACAAACAGCTTCCTTCTAGCTATGCACAATAACCGTATGGTATTGTTAAAACGGTCTTGTGATGGTCACGTATTTTTTTCAGACAAGTCTCAAGCTAATTTTTTTGGCCCAATCTTTTTGGTAATGGTCTCGTGGTCTTTGCATGCCCCTTCTCAGTTTAATTTTGGGGGGTTGTCGGTTCAGTTTTGAGTTTTTCCAAGTCAGATAATGTGTTATTAAAAAATATGTAATTAACAACAAATTTATATGTAAATAAACTTAGCTTCCGTTTTTTAGACTGGTCTCGCATCGGTCTGATCTTTTATTGGAACCAGTCTTAGAACGGTCTATTCTTTTTTCAGATCGGTTGGTCCCAGATGGCCTTGGGCTGATCCGGTGTTTTCTTTTTTTCGGTCCCGACTCATTTTTTTTGGGGGACCGGTTCGAGACCTGTATTTTTGTTTATGTCTATGTTTCTTCTGTCATTTAAGCCGCataaagtttatttatttattattttttataatattattgtattagttgcaaaattatttaatttaaaaaaatcaagaTGACATACCCCATGTTTAAACTCAAATGTGCTATATAAATTATATAGCCCAGGAGCCTTAATAATAGTCAAGTCAAAGATCCAAAAACtataaacaaagaaaacaaagaaTACCCTAGTTTCTGGTTTAATCAATCCATATTATATCATTTATATGCTTGTGCAGGGAAAGGGAAAGGGTAGTAGTATAATGAATAATGACTCATGTAATAACAACTTGAAGGTAACAACATGTGTAATGTAATTTATAGATTGGTTTTAGTTttacatgaaaattttgtttaCACATGATAACACAACACAAAACACTCCTCCATACAAATCAGATCTAGAAAAGAAAGATTATGACACAACAAACTGGTATCGGTATTACCTTCGCATTGAAAGTTGAAAGTGTTCAGGAATGCCTCCAGTCATCACCAACATATCTTGCTTGATCCCCAATCTCTTCTTCAATTCTAATCAACTGCACAAAACTTGAGATTATTATTAAACCCCACATATATCCTCCTAATATTCTGGAGACTCTGGACTAAGTGCttatttctttttgacttaatgggataatccccccaaaaaaaaagaaaaaaagcaaACCTGATTGTACTTGGCTAAGCGCTCTCCTCTACAAGGAGCACCTGCTTTAATCTGACCAGTGCCAAGACCAACTGATAAATCAGCTAAAAAAGAATCATCAGTTTCTCCGCTTCTTTGTGATATTACCACTCCCCAATTACCATCTTTTGCCATCTTCACTACTTCAATGGCTTCTGTCACACTCCCAACTTGGTTCACCTGcatgtatttatttatttctttacaAATTATTCTTAGCACTTAACATTCATTTTTGTatacatcattttctcattttgtccTTGTTACAGATGGGTTTTTACTTTTTAGATATTTAACTAATACTCAtttgggattttttttattattattatttaacctTGAGAAGAAGTGCATTGCAAGCATTTTCTTGGATGGCTCTTTCAACACGTTTAGGATTTGACATCAACAAGTCATCTCCAACAACCTGCATATAACATAAAAGTCATGCAAGAGATTTAGGGTGTGTTTGGTTTCGATGgaattggaattcaagattccattTAATGGTGTGTTTGGTTGCCAAATGGATGCAATTCATTTTCATCAAATTCATGTTTGGATGGAATTCAATTACATTCTTCCTCATTGTAATTTGTCACCGAGTATtagctgattttttttttttttttttggttctaAAAAGTTTCTTCTTGCAAATTTGGTTCGTATTGAGTTTTTTGTAATGTTATTGGTCCCTGTTCCAagaaaaatgactatttttgggACAAAAAGTAGTCATTCTCACTTGGAACAGCAACCAAAGCAAAAACATTACGAAAACTCAAATAAGGACCAAAGTTGTAAAAGTCAATTGTaatcagggaccaaaaatgtaatctaCTTGAAATTATATTAAAAGTGAAAACTTTAGAAAGTTAAGCAACTTTTATTGTTAAATTCAGTTCAGTTTCCTTCCAGCCAAATGTGTGACAAATTACAATTTCTTCATATAATCCAATTCTTTCCAAAAACATACACTCCAAACCAGCCAACATAATAAGGATTCATAAACAAACCTGGCAAATTCCAAGCCCTGAAAAATACTTCACTTGTTCCCAATCCTCCTTGTCAAATGGATCCTCGATAGACACAATAGGATAGTCTAAAAAAACCAAAATAAGTCAAAAATAATGAATCATTGTCTCATAATACATCACAACATGTTCATATACCTCTACATAGTTCCTTATAAATCTCAATCATTTCTTCTCCTGATTTAAAGTTTTGTCCCGACCTTCTTGGAGATTTGAAATCTAAGTCATACTTTGAACCTAAAATCAATAGTAATATAGATGtcaagttttttttgttttgttttttcaaaaactatAGTTAAAAGAGTTATAGATTTGTAATATTACCTATGCAAAAATCAGTAGCAGCAATGTCAACTGCAATCTTTAGTTTGTCAATATAGCCTGTTCTACCAATTGCCTCCATAACAAGATCTAGTCCTTCTCTAAAGCTGCAAAAATAGAATACCAAAATCATAAATTGAGGTAAAAAGATCACACCATATTAATCAGAAGACAATAGACATGCCTGGTGATATCAGGAGCAAGGCCACCATCTTCACCAACATTACATCCATGTGCACCATATTTCTCTGCAATAACAGCCTGCATTTCAACAGAtaacaattttttaaaaaaaagataGAATGAGAATGACACTATGAATTGGTATGATGAGCAACTCACCTTCAAATGATGATATGTTTCAGATCCCATTTGCATTGCCTCCTCAAATCTTTGTGCCCCAACTGGAAGAATCATAATCTCCTGATCATATTGAAACAAAATTCTCAGAAGATTTATCAACATTGCTAATTTATCACATATATTACTATATAAAACATCAGCTTACTCGTATAGCCAAATTGTTCCCAGCATGTTTTCCTCCACTTATGAGCGTGAAAGCAGGAACAGGAAGAACACTGCTTCCTCTTCCAGAAAGTTCAGCAATATGTTTGTAAAGTGGAACATCCTTCTCAGCAGCTCCAGCTCTGCAAGCAGCAATTGACACTGCTAATATTGCATTTGCTCCAAGTTCACCCTGGATACATCATAAATGATTAAAACATATAAGATGATACCAGAAAAAATGTTATAATTACAGTTTGGATAGCTACCTTTTTCTCAGTTTTGTCCAAATCTATCATTGCCTGATCAATTTGGTTCTGGAGGATTGGATCCATGCCAACTATAGCTTCAGATATCTTCTCATTGATATTCTTAACAGCTTTGCTCACACCATTTCCAAGATATGTGGATTTATCTCCATCACGTAACTCAATAGCTTCATACCTGTATTATGTAACAATTAAGGTTCATATATATGTATTTACCATCTTGCATTTAAAAAATTTAGACTAATTATAAAGAATTTACATTCCAGTAGGAGCACCACTTGGAACAGACGCTCTGAACATTCCTTTATTGGTATACAAATCAACTTCAACAGTTGGAATTCCTCTACTATCAAGAATTTGCCTCGCTTTAACCTTGGTTATCACCGAAGGAACAGCTTTCCGCATATGATTAGACTATACATAAGCAAGTAAATTAACTGTTTAGGATGATAATCGACGTGGTTTTAAGGTTAGTATAATCTTCTTATGACAATAATCGAGCTGATTGCAAATTCAAAACTTAAGAAGTGATTAGAAAGATTAGAAAAAAAGCTCACAATGAATAGAACGGGATCGGGAGTTTTTGCCCTAACAGCAGCATTGACAGCGTCTTCAATCTTCCGAGAGAGCGTGTGCTTATCTAGATAGTCCTGAACTGACATTTCAGCTTATGGTGTAACTACTATGGCTACTGCTACTAGGTACACCTCGCTCAATGGACCTCTCTATTCGATTACTCTTGGACTAAATCGGATATGGCAAAATTTGTAGAGATCCGAGAGAATAACGTCTGGGAATGAAGAATTTTTCCGGCAGGTTAAAACCTAAACACCATGCTGAAATTCGACTTGTTTCCGGAGAGTTGTGCTTGTTGGATTTGACTCACAGGTCACAGGTGCAAAGAGTATTCCTGTCTTTCATGttctaaaattatttttaagCTTTGGttagcttttttttttaaatttgactcaGTCTTTTAGAAAAAGTCTCAAAAGATGTCTGGCAAAGAGAAAAGGACTTTTGTAAATGACTTTTCTCATAAAGTAATTTCAGTCTTTTTGAAAAGTCACGATTACCTGACTTTTCACCagctaaaaatattaaattaccaATATACCCCTCGTCTACCCTAAACATGTCATTTTTTGTCATTTTACATATAAAAATTAAACCaaacattttaatttttgactttttctcttcaaaagctaatccaaacacattttaaaaaataacttttATAAAAAGTTCTTTTACAAGAAGTGcttttacaaaaaggacttttgccccacaaagctaagccaaacaccctcttAAAAGGGGAAACaaacatatatttatttttattataaaattataCCCTTTTTTTATACTTTCAACTTTTTTTTATCAGAATATTGtacattatttataaaaaaaacataataatgagATTTGAATTATAATGACATAATACAAGTTAAGACATTTTTAGGCAATGTTCGCATAAAGAAGCTATATTTTGGGAGCAAGTATAGTCATTTTATTTGAAACTCAAAAActcacaaaaacatcaaataTGGACAAAAATACAAGAGAATCTTGAGACACCAAAATTACAAAACCCACCTATACTTACagaaatagcatgtaatttacttttttttaataataaaatgtcCATATCATATGAGATTTACACGATTATTTAATATAATCATGACATAGAAGAGTTAAGGTATAAATTTCCACATAAAAGAAGGTATACGGTTCATTAGCAGTGATTCATGATTCGGTATAGACCGTTCACATGAtacaattttattattttttttaggaCATGACCCAAGTTGATATGTTTTATATAATGTCATGTAATTTTATAGCGGAATGTGGAAATCTTAAGCTCTTTCGTATCCTTTTCGCTGTCTTTTAACACTTTCATACTCCATCTAATGAACatgataacaatttttttttcgaaaGAATCCAAAATAATTACTTATTTGTGAGTAAACATCAAGATTGCAAAATGGTTGAATTCTATTTTTATATCCAATTtgtccattttttttttttttttgaaatgatgGAAGTTACAATTAGTGATATGCAAAATCATCTGGCTTgtgctttttttttttctcattttggcTGCAATCACTTTTTAAATATCCAATATGGAcagtttttataataataaaaaatacacTTTCTATCACATAACAATGACATTACATAAAATCATGCTAATTTGTGTCATGTCAGGATGATTCAAATCTTAATGCTATAATGGGTAAAATTTTGAAAGTACGCTGTTGTAATAAGAAAATTTTTGAaggtacaatgctataattaggAACTATAAGAAACTatattgttgtttcttgcatATTGCCCAACATTATGCCTTGTTTTTTCATCAAGAATTTATTGCCTAGTAATTTATGTTCCGCGGAATAACAATAAATGACCTTTATAACATTTGTTTAGAATGAATCTTAAACACAAACAAGTGTAGAATATTTCCCCTTTCTTTATGAATATTAAAATTTTTGTAAGATGATTTTATAAGAAGTGGAGATCTTTATGATATATTTAACTTAGTTGTTGTATGAACACATAAATTACATGATAAATGAGCTCGTGTACAATGAATTTATGGAATAACAAGTTTTTAATCTCAAACAGTTAAAACAGTCCAAAAATTACTTAACCACAAAAGCACTTGATGAACCACTAAAATGGCTAATCGAACCAAATAGACTTTTAGATGCACCAAAATGGCTCACCCTATAAACCCCAGGAACAGTTGATTGTGGGATCCGCCATTCTATAGTAGCATGACTTTGAGCACTAAGCTTCGAAGGCCTTGACCACTTAAACCTAAGGcaaatatcatcatcatcataaacCGGGACCCACGTGTCCTGCCCTTGAAGCAACTCCACTAAAGCAAATGTCCCTTCGGTCATGAGATCGTTTCTAGGGCACGCTGACCAGAACACAACGGTCAGCGTTTCACCTTTTTTAAAGGTAGAATTTCGAGGGACGTCAGTACTGACATCCCCGAATTTGACTCCCAGTGGGGTGGAGTCCACCACCACGGGTGGTAGCAAGCCTATCTGCTTGCTTAGTAGATCCGGTGGTGGTGGGCCCGCTTCTACAGTTTTTCCGGTGACAATGGCGGTTGCGAGCTTTGTGAACTCTTGAATGTAGGCGCTTAAAGTATTCGGACCGTATAGCGTCGAAGCTCCCTGATAAGATAAAAAAATTCATGGTCATTTATGCACATACAATTTTGTACTGTGTTTGACGTATATTAGACTGGAATTGATGTCAATGAGACAAAAATTGTCTGAAACAGTGAGacaaaaaattgaaactttttgtccTATCCAAAAAGGCAAGATTATTTGTCCTACCAAAAAAGGTGGGATAGGTGCCCTCCttattttgataatgaaaaatAGCTCTAGAAAGCAAGGCTTGTAAAGTCTCGTGTAACAATTGCAACTTTATGAATAACGCATCAATTAACTTACCTCATATCTTTGAGTCTCATACTCCTCAAAAGTGGTAATATATTGTGAGTAGGTATTAGTTAAACCAGCTATGACAACATGAACTTTTCCTTTAAAAACAGCACCAACAGCATCACGCAATCGCCTCCCAGCCATAGTTGTAAATTCTGTTATTTTTCAACAATGTTTTTAGATTTAAAAGTTACAAAAAATTTAAAAGAGTTTGACTATTGTTTAAATATCTAAATTGTCCATTTATCATATACCTCCAGGTACACTGAGAATCACCATCTGCCCTATCTTTAGTATTTGAACTGGGAGAATTGATGGCTGTGAAAGATaacgaaaaaataaaaaatgttatgTAAAGTCAAATGttaccatttttgtaattttatgggaattttgagaaaaaaaaatatatgatacTCACCGCCCAATCATATGGCACCTTCATTTCTCCTGTATCAAGCAAAATAGGCTTTGGCTGTTGACAGTCTTTTTGCTCCTGACTTGGTGTTTTTAGCAAGTTCCTCACCAATTTCCAAAATGGATTCccctaaaaaataattaaaaattttcaaatatataacaaaattgaaAAAACTCATAAAACCATGATTCGTTTTAACTTACAGTGTTGTCCCCTTGCTTAAAATCAAAAGCCCCAGGCCCATCAGTTGTTCCAGCTGCAAATGCAAATCCCATGGCAGCAGGACATGTTTTAACACTCTCATTCCCACCTTTTTTCACCTCAAGCTGTGAAAAATCCAAATAACTGTGACGAAAATCAATCTTTCCAGTTAACTTTTCAGCAGCACTGTTAAAAAGATCAGCAGCTTTCTTGAATTGTCTCTCCCCAATTATACGCGTGCTTTCAAATTCATCTGGGTATCTGTCATTAATTGAAAAAATTCGAGATTGATAAAGAAAATGTTAAAAACACATGAATAGAATAATtcataaaagaaaatgaaaaaggtAAAAACACGAACCCTGGTCCTCTTCCATAACACAACTCATTCTTCCCACCACAAGTACTATGATTAAAATCACAGGGTACCCCAGTATCTGTGCAAAAAGCCCCAAGCACATTTGGACTCACATCCCCACAATTCGATTGACAAAAAGCAGATACAAATATTGGTCTATCTGCAGATCTAAGAACACTTCTAACACGTCTTGATATGCTCAAATACTTGGTTGTTGGTTGACCAGAAGTTGACTGAAAAGAAGACGCAAGTTCCAGCAACTCATGATCTGCATAAAAACaccataaaatttataaaaaaaaaaaagtatatgaTTTTAAAAGATTCATTGGTCATTGATTTAATAAACTTACGGTTtgtttgtgaaacttgaacaaTATTGGAGACTCTTCGTGGGTTTTCATTTTCACTAACACGTTTCTGATTGAACCAATCTTCCATGAGGCGTGCAGCTGTTCCTTTATTATCCCCACTGATTAACTCATTTGTACGACTCATTGAAGTCCCATGAGTAGCAAACCAGTTAAAGGCACCCACTGGACCCCACTGATCATCTACAAACTTCAAAAGTGTCATTTCTTTATCCACATCATACTTGTATTTTGCCCTTTCTGTTGCAGGATTGTTAAGATAAGCACTAGGGCTACGATTCACACCTGCATCCAAGATCTCTCCTGCAAGTTTTATACCaaaattatcatataaataaatgtCCCATGGTTTATAATGGTAGCAAaattaacatattttttttacctTTGTTTACAAAAACTGATCCAGGATGAAGGTTTTCATGAGCACGAATGATGCTTTGTTCAATGCCATCAACTATTACATCAAATGATTGGCGTACGAATCCTAAAGATGTAACAATATACACAACATATTGCAGATAGCCTCCAGGGCCTGCATGGGTGTGTATGCCACTAATGGCAACGTTCTTTTCTGTGTATAAATCTCCATACCTATACAGCaaaaaaagatgttttatttgcACCTATAAAGACTATAACTTGATCACCAGTTATAAGTTTTAAGAAGTAAAGAGGGAACAGTAGAACTACAGTAAAGTATTAAAGTACCTTGCCTTCAACCTCTCTAGGACTTTGATGGTTATAAGCTGTGAGGCCATGCAAGCATCAAGATTTACAAATACCACACGGTTTCCCTGTGGCTCTGCTACAATGAATGCACGAGCTCGAAGCCGAAAATGGATGCCAGATGCAGTTTGATCTGAGTTGGCATAGCCCATCATGTTGACATCAGCAGCAGGCCCTGTGATGTCATAGCTTCCAAGTCCTACTAAGTAATTGGAAGCTGAGATTGTTGTTTTCCCATTCAGTACACAAACTAGTAGTAAGATCCAAAACCATGCAATTGAATGTTGTTTCTGGATGAGAGCCTGAAAGAACTCCATAACAACTCCACCAACGTGTAGAATCTAGCACGCTCTAGGTATTTCTTCACTGAAGATAACAAAATAGGAGTGAAGGTTATTCACAAAATTGAATGGGTGAAACCAATCTTAACTTGATATTCATGCCCTAGATGGCTTAGATATATATGTATTCTCAAAAATCAATCTATCTCGAATAGGTAACATCATGAATATAACCAGAGGAAACAATTAAGTTTAGTACCAAATTTGCATGTTTTCTCGACAAATAACATCAAATAGCAGGAACACTGAACGGAATCTATTAATAACAATAACTAATCATCCAGATTTCCAAAGAACGACACCAGTCAACGAAGGCAATTGCACCATGAAACCGTTATAATTTTTGAATCACCATCGATAATCTCCGAataacaaaagaaaaagaaatacgTCTCAAATCACTATAATATTATATCATCTACAACCGACAGATTATTataaccaaaaacattaaaatgaGAAATCAAAACCTGTGTATTGAAATGGCAAACCAGATATGTCAAAATTGGAGGTTTAAACTGGAATAACTGAGGTTTATACCTGAAATTTGACAGATTCAGCCTTGTATAGTGTCTACTCCATTAAATTGAGTATGATTGTATCGTGTGAGTGTGATTGAGGTTTGAGTGGGAGAGAGGGTTGGAGTAATGGAAGAATGCGGGTATGAATGGAATTTATACATAGAGTGGCGTTGAAGTGAAGAGTGGGGAACATCGTTGGCGTTATTATAGTAGTAGGTGGAAGTCTGCGATGAATTAAATTAGGAGTCCACACATGATGCGTATGATTTTCAACGCTTTGGGGTCTAGATTTGTGATTATAATTTATGATTGCAACAATATTGGGTTCAAACGTGATGTATATGTATCATATAAAatttatgtttgtttcctttttcTAGAAAACAATTAGAATATCTTTAGTTTAAGTTATAGTACTATGCGGTAACAACGTTTATGGAAAGCTTTTAATGTtttttgttaataaaatttaatgatTTACCAACAATTATCAATTTTGACTTTGGTTAACTTTCTTTCACGTAACAGTATGATGTCTGatctataaaataatatttttattaaatcatATGCCAAGCGTTGTATAGTTTTTTAATTGCAATATTATTCTTAATTCCATTACTATTTCAAACTAATTGTTTGTATGCAAGTCGTTTTGAATATGGTTTTCACAACTTCACATTGACTTAATATATTGCTATGATATTTTTCTTAAACTCAAACGTAAACTGGAAAATTATATAATTTCATACGAAAACTAATCAGTTTTTCAGTTTTCCATAACGGAGACATAACCCAAAATCTTGTTGCGCAAATATGAGGTCTAACAAGAtgcaattttttttgaaaattcatatgttAAAGGGAGTCGGGAGTTTCAAatcaaaaatatattaaataaaaaaattccgTACTCCAACTTTATCTTAATCCAAAACAGGTTGTGAGATAATATTATAGGGTTTCGACACATATTTCTTGTTTTTACTGAAAAAAGAACATAATACAATGAAAGTTAGCCTAGAAATAAATAAGTATACACGCAAAAAAACATATCACATAGTATCTCATTTTATCATTTTATAAATCATGTAATTTGTAAACTCTAGATCTAGTATTTTCTTTTTAATCGTATTAAAAAGCTATAAGGCCCTCTTTGGTAgcctcttaattgaaaaattaagaaACAAACTCTTAATTTTTCAGATTTAGGCCCTGTTTGATATACATCTTTCTAGAtccaaacagatctttctggctgaatggaccggaaaaactgtttgatttgcacaaaagaaagggtctttcccggtaagatatgCCTTTCCCAGAAAGCTTCAAAATCAtgtctttctggctgaatgggctggaaagacaattatacaTCAAATCACGCctctttctttatttatttaattattaattttttaaataatttttttaaaatttattttttattgaattattttttttttcatcattcagtacagtcaatcagatgtacaatcaaacagcatggtttctttcccagtcagaaaacttttTCAGACAGCACTTTACCAGACAACACTTTCccagacagaaactatcaaacgaGACCTTAGACTATTTTGTTGCATATGTACCTCTTAAACTTTTAGATGTAAATACAtgtctgaaaaaaataaaaagaattcgTGTTCCCCTTTTGCCCAAATACTTCATCTCCTTTTCTCTTTTCTCTGCCCTTTCTTCTTCATAAATTTCGCTCTTCTTGCTCCTTCCTACTGAAACTCCGATTGCAACCCTTCCCCATCCCCTTCGGACACCGCCTCTGCCAGAGACGTCGCCTCCACCATCGCCGCTGGCAGCGAAACCCTCCGGCTTTCTCTTCGACGCCAGTTCTCTTCCTCCCCTTTCTCCTCCAGCTCCGATCATGACTGCAATGATGCCG
This window encodes:
- the LOC111880332 gene encoding cytosolic enolase 3, translating into MSVQDYLDKHTLSRKIEDAVNAAVRAKTPDPVLFISNHMRKAVPSVITKVKARQILDSRGIPTVEVDLYTNKGMFRASVPSGAPTGMYEAIELRDGDKSTYLGNGVSKAVKNINEKISEAIVGMDPILQNQIDQAMIDLDKTEKKGELGANAILAVSIAACRAGAAEKDVPLYKHIAELSGRGSSVLPVPAFTLISGGKHAGNNLAIREIMILPVGAQRFEEAMQMGSETYHHLKAVIAEKYGAHGCNVGEDGGLAPDITSFREGLDLVMEAIGRTGYIDKLKIAVDIAATDFCIGSKYDLDFKSPRRSGQNFKSGEEMIEIYKELCRDYPIVSIEDPFDKEDWEQVKYFSGLGICQVVGDDLLMSNPKRVERAIQENACNALLLKVNQVGSVTEAIEVVKMAKDGNWGVVISQRSGETDDSFLADLSVGLGTGQIKAGAPCRGERLAKYNQLIRIEEEIGDQARYVGDDWRHS
- the LOC111880323 gene encoding neutral ceramidase 2 translates to MEFFQALIQKQHSIAWFWILLLVCVLNGKTTISASNYLVGLGSYDITGPAADVNMMGYANSDQTASGIHFRLRARAFIVAEPQGNRVVFVNLDACMASQLITIKVLERLKARYGDLYTEKNVAISGIHTHAGPGGYLQYVVYIVTSLGFVRQSFDVIVDGIEQSIIRAHENLHPGSVFVNKGEILDAGVNRSPSAYLNNPATERAKYKYDVDKEMTLLKFVDDQWGPVGAFNWFATHGTSMSRTNELISGDNKGTAARLMEDWFNQKRVSENENPRRVSNIVQVSQTNHHELLELASSFQSTSGQPTTKYLSISRRVRSVLRSADRPIFVSAFCQSNCGDVSPNVLGAFCTDTGVPCDFNHSTCGGKNELCYGRGPGYPDEFESTRIIGERQFKKAADLFNSAAEKLTGKIDFRHSYLDFSQLEVKKGGNESVKTCPAAMGFAFAAGTTDGPGAFDFKQGDNTGNPFWKLVRNLLKTPSQEQKDCQQPKPILLDTGEMKVPYDWAPSILPVQILKIGQMVILSVPGEFTTMAGRRLRDAVGAVFKGKVHVVIAGLTNTYSQYITTFEEYETQRYEGASTLYGPNTLSAYIQEFTKLATAIVTGKTVEAGPPPPDLLSKQIGLLPPVVVDSTPLGVKFGDVSTDVPRNSTFKKGETLTVVFWSACPRNDLMTEGTFALVELLQGQDTWVPVYDDDDICLRFKWSRPSKLSAQSHATIEWRIPQSTVPGVYRVSHFGASKSLFGSISHFSGSSSAFVVK